The genomic DNA GCACGATACGGCGGCGAACTGCGATGAGTACGTCGTGCAACATCCGCCACTTCCGGCGCTGCCGTACCTCGGCAACCACGGAATTGGTGTCACCGGTGCGCCACAACCGCCCTTATCGTGAAAACGTGCAGACGGTGGGACGCGGCGTGCGGAAGGGGCATTCGGCGTGCCACTGAATCTCTCCAATCGCGACCAGAATTCGGGTCACCTGTTCTACAACCGCAGATTGAAAGCCGCCATCACCCGGTTCTCCGTCCGGATGAAACACGATGACAGAAAGCAACAGGCCGCCGTCGCGCTCGGCATCGTCTTCGTCCTCATCGGCATCGCCTGGATGGCGTTGCTGAATGTGCTCAAGCCCGCGGGGCTGGTGGGCGATTCATCGATCATCGGCGACCGCGAGACCGGCGCGGTGTACGCGAAGATGAACGGCAGGCTCTACCCGGCGCTCAACCTGACATCGGCGCGGTTGGTCACGGGCAGCTCGAATGCGCCCGCCTGGGTGAGCGCCGACGAGATCGCCAAGTACCCCACCGGTCCCATGGTCGGAATCCCGGGCATCCCCAGCGATCTGCGGATCTCCGGCGGCACCTCCGCGTGGACGGTCTGCGACACCGCGCCGGTGCGGGGCAGCAGTGGGCCTCCGGTGGTGACCTCGATCGCGGGCCCCCTGTCGGCGGGGGGCCGGGCGGCTGCCATGGCGGCCGACCAGGCGGTGCTGGCGCGCCACGGTGAGGACACTTATGTCATCTGGGGCGGGCACCGGTCGTTGATCGATGCCGGGGACCGGTCGTTGACGTTCAACCTGGGTCTCGATCCGGGCGCGACGTCGCCGGTGGCCATGTCGAACGCGTTGTTCGACGCCCTGCCTGCCACCGAACCCCTGGTGGTGCCGCAGATTCCCGACGTGGGTGCACCGTCGCGGTGGCTGCCCGGCACAGCGGTGGGCTCGGTGCTGGAGTCCCGTGATGCCGGCGGAGCCGTCAACGGCTTCTATGTGCTTCTGCCGCAGGGGATCCAGCAGATCAGCGGATTCGTCGCGGATCTGATCCGCACATCGCAGAGCCAGGATTCACCCACCCCGCAGCTGATCTCGCCGGACCGGCTGGTGGACATCCCGGATGTGGACATCCTCAACGTCGACTACTACCCCGAAACAACCCTGAACTTCATCGACACCGCCGCCAACCCGGTGACTTGCGTGGGATGGTCGAAGATGTCCACCGACCGGCAGGCGACGGTGACCGTGCTGAGCGGGCGTGGGCTACCGGTCTCCCCGGCGATGGACGTCAACATCGTCAAGCTGGTGCGCGACGATCGGGCGCCGGATTCCGTGGTCGCCGATCAGACCCTGGTGTTGCCCGGCGCCGCCAACTTCGTCGCCACCACCAGCGGTGTAGTGACCTCGGATACCCGGGAGTCGTTGTACTGGCTCTCACCCCAGGGTGTGCGATTCGGGATCAGCTGGGACGAAGCGACGCTGCGCGCGTTGAATCTGAATCCGGCCGGCGCCG from Mycolicibacterium tokaiense includes the following:
- the eccB gene encoding type VII secretion protein EccB, with the translated sequence MPLNLSNRDQNSGHLFYNRRLKAAITRFSVRMKHDDRKQQAAVALGIVFVLIGIAWMALLNVLKPAGLVGDSSIIGDRETGAVYAKMNGRLYPALNLTSARLVTGSSNAPAWVSADEIAKYPTGPMVGIPGIPSDLRISGGTSAWTVCDTAPVRGSSGPPVVTSIAGPLSAGGRAAAMAADQAVLARHGEDTYVIWGGHRSLIDAGDRSLTFNLGLDPGATSPVAMSNALFDALPATEPLVVPQIPDVGAPSRWLPGTAVGSVLESRDAGGAVNGFYVLLPQGIQQISGFVADLIRTSQSQDSPTPQLISPDRLVDIPDVDILNVDYYPETTLNFIDTAANPVTCVGWSKMSTDRQATVTVLSGRGLPVSPAMDVNIVKLVRDDRAPDSVVADQTLVLPGAANFVATTSGVVTSDTRESLYWLSPQGVRFGISWDEATLRALNLNPAGAAQAPWPIVRTFAAGPAISRDSALLARDTLPGGGQVALIPDAAQAGG